Proteins encoded within one genomic window of Oryza brachyantha chromosome 7, ObraRS2, whole genome shotgun sequence:
- the LOC121054908 gene encoding thaumatin-like protein 1: MQDIAGVPLSRHRKKKSNRVQYQFLLVPISMVAMGGGSPAVLLLLLAASVLSPGAMSARFMFTSNCRDVIYPGVLTGSGRPPFPTTGFELQPGATADYAGVPDNWSGNVWARRLCSTDSAGRFSCESGDCGTGAVECNGSGNGPPSTLSEFTLRGGTGGATDYYDISNVDGFNVPVQVAPFDVPGGVPGAGCGTAACAADIDASCPPELAARDAAGVAVVGCKSGCLAFDRDDLCCRGAYATPDRCGPSDYSRFFKQQCPQAYSYAYDDQSSTFTCSSGASYHITFCP, from the exons ATGCAAGACATAGCCGGTGTCCCCCTATCGCGgcacagaaaaaagaaatcgaACCGAGTCCAATACCAATTTCTTTTGGTGCCCATCTCCATGGTTGCAATGGGAGGAGGCTCGCCGGctgttcttctcctcctcttggCCGCCTCGGTTCTTTCTCCAG GTGCCATGTCAGCAAGGTTCATGTTCACCAGCAACTGCCGTGACGTGATCTACCCCGGCGTGCTGACGGGCAGTGGCCGGCCGCCGTTCCCGACCACCGGGTTCGAGCTGCAGCCGGGCGCGACAGCGGACTACGCCGGCGTCCCGGACAACTGGTCGGGCAACGTCTGGGCGCGTCGTCTCTGCTCCACCGACTCCGCGGGCCGCTTCTCCTGCGAGTCCGGCGACTGCGGCACGGGCGCCGTCGAGTGCAACGGCAGCGGCAACGGGCCGCCGTCGACGCTCTCGGAGTTCACGCTCCGCGgtggcaccggcggcgccacggACTACTACGACATCAGCAACGTGGACGGGTTCAACGTGCCCGTGCAGGTCGCGCCGTTCGACGTGCCCGGGGGGGTGCCCGGCGCCGGgtgcggcacggcggcgtgcGCGGCCGACATCGACGCGTCGTGCCCGCCGGAGCTGGCGGCGAGGGACGCCGCGGGCGTCGCGGTGGTGGGGTGCAAGAGCGGCTGCCTGGCGTTCGACCGGGACGACCTATGCTGCCGCGGGGCGTACGCGACGCCGGACAGGTGCGGGCCGAGCGACTACTCGAGGTTCTTCAAGCAGCAGTGCCCGCAGGCGTACAGCTACGCGTACGACGACCAGAGCAGCACCTTCACCTGCAGCTCCGGCGCCAGCTACCACATCACCTTCTGCCCTTAA